The proteins below come from a single Melitaea cinxia chromosome 9, ilMelCinx1.1, whole genome shotgun sequence genomic window:
- the LOC123656604 gene encoding lysophospholipid acyltransferase 7-like, with protein sequence IMPDIIYYLSLLVCTSLGSYYKKITDMDMKRNYGTGLGLLLVCLICGHYMYHSALMVWGNIVIIKCCDRRYLHQISLAFTWMYLIYLHINVTNIYVIWLHQTLALKLVGLSFEMNAVQIKTDAKGISVSKMNIGDIDNVPPEPTAADIIAYSYHYVGLHRGPYYRWKIFYDHFNVPFGILGDCRIITEQKLKKAILCGLVYLILHSKYSPELYEEDVFYNTYGADFRYLYNVPQLIMYVLHYQAVMMMCTSVFTEAGFGVYPAKCQPIPGFGPSAHFSFVTLATTSTDIALNEEYNFSMLKCFNNEGLLIGPKMKDTMRSWDMPTRYWFWAYVQKAFIKSNKEVRSAFSLLAWTVWSGPTLPHFIVGTTLWVYVHLEAEYSVLYDTSGALKLPWDIGFSIMRLFCLLYLTPCFVITNTEIVLRYYNSIFWVFHLVLLVLMIYSVIIYKTKRG encoded by the exons ataatgccGGACATTATCTACTACTTATCTTTACTAGTGTGCACGTCACTTGGTAGTTACTATAAGAAAATAACTGATATGGACATGAAAAGAAATTATGGTACTGGTTTAGGGTTATTATTAGTTTGCTTAATTTGTGGTCACTATATGTACCATTCTGCTCTAATGGTTTGGGGAAATATCGTTATCATCAAATGCTGTGATCGACg GTATTTACACCAAATTAGTTTGGCATTTACATGGATGTACTTAATATATCTTCATATAAACGTCACGAACATTTATGTAATATGGTTGCATCAAACGTTGGCATTGAAACTAGTCGGCTTATCTTTTGAAATGAATGCAGTCCAAATAAAAACTGATGCAAAAGGGATTAGCGTGTCGAAAATGAATATTGGAGATATTGACAATGTTCCACCTGAGCCAACTGCTGCTGATATTATTGCGTATTCCTATCATTATGTTGGGCTTCACAGAG GTCCTTATTATAGATGGAAAATTTTTTATGATCATTTCAATGTGCCTTTCGGAATTTTGGGTGATTGCAGGATAATAACtgaacaaaaattgaaaaaggcTATTTTATGTGGGCTcgtgtatttaatattacattcaaAGTATTCTCCTGAG ttatatgaAGAAGACGTATTCTACAATACTTATGGAGCAGACTTTCGCTACTTGTACAATGTACCACAGTTGATTATGTACGTTCTCCACTACCAAGCAGTCATGATGATGTGCACGAGTGTCTTTACCGAGGCTGGTTTTGGAGTTTATCCGGCTAAATGTCAACCAATACCAGGATTCGGACCATCAGCTCACTTTAGTTTTGTTACATTAGC GACTACTTCCACTGACATAGCATTGAATGAGGAATACAATTTCTCAATGCTTAAATGTTTCAATAACGAAGGATTACTGATTGGACCTAAGATGAAGGATACAATGCGAAGTTGGGACATGCCCACACGATATTGGTTCTGGGCGTATGTACAGAAagcttttataaaatcaaataaagaaGTTAg GAGTGCTTTTTCTCTTTTGGCTTGGACTGTATGGTCAGGTCCGACTTTGCCTCATTTTATAGTTGGTACTACTTTGTGGGTTTATGTTCATCTCGAAGCAGAGTACAGTGTTCTATATGACACATCCGGAGCT ctTAAGCTTCCATGGGACATAGGATTTTCAATTATGCGCCTCTTTTGCCTACTTTATCTCACACCTTGCTTCGTCATCACAAACACCGAAATCGTATTGAGGTACTATAATTCAATTTTCTGGGTTTTTCATTTGGTACTTCTCGTCTTGATGATATATtcagtaataatttataaaaccaaACGAGGTTaa